The Methanotorris formicicus Mc-S-70 genome includes the window TGAGGTAAATATTTAAATATCCACACTTAAATAATTAATCATGCTTTAAGAACACAACAATTAATAATTTTTGCATAAAATTTGGTGTATATAAAATAGATTAACCCTTTATTCTTGTGTGGGGTGGGGGAATTGGCAATTTGCAAAAGATGTCAGGGAATCCTTGAGAGGTATAAAAACTATACTCCAAAGGAAGTGATAAAAGATAACTATTGTGTATATTCCATCATCCAAGTTATTGGAAAGAATACAGAGATGAAGTCAGAGAGGCATTTTATAACGAAGTGGTGGATGCAGTAACCAATGATAAGGAACTAATTTGTGTTGGTTACCATTTGCCAGAAATTGATTTTAGAGATTTTGCCGATAGGATTGGGGAAGATAAAATTATATTTAAAAAAAGAGTAATTTTTGAAGAAGCCAACTTTCAGAAGATTAATTTTGGTAGAGTAGAATTTAGAGAAAATGTCCATTTTTCCAAGGCAAAGTTTAATGGCATAGTCCGCTTTTTAGAGGCCATATTCGATGGAAAGGTCTATTTTTCAAGAACAGTGTTTATGGGGGAGGCGGAGTTTTTAGGAACTGTATTTAATGGAATGGCAATTTTTTCAAGGGCAGTATTTAATGAAGGTGCTAACTTTTCAAGAACTACATTTAACAAGAAGGCATATTTCTTAGGGACTATATTCAAGAGGGACGTTGATTTTTCAAGAACGACATTTAAGGGAGATGTGGATTTTTTAGGAGTGACGTTCAAAAACTTAACCAAATTTATAAATGTCTTCTTTGAACTTGCGAAATTTTTGCATTGTATATTTGAAGATATTACTGTTTTTAAAAGGAGAGAAACCTTCAGTCCAGATAAAAATGAAGTTGTGATTTTTAATTTTGTGAATTTTAAAAACCCACAAAATACAACATTTATGGACTTTCCACTGTCTAAGATATCCTTTTTAATGACTGATGTTAAAGATATTACAATAATAGCAAGAGCAGAGGAGATTTTAAGTGAAAAACTTTTAAGATACAAAGAAAAAGAAGAATGGGGGAAAATAAACGAGATAAATAAAAATGAGAATTTTGAAAAAGTGATAAAGATACTTAGACCATATTTGAGGCAGGAAACTGTCCTCGCAGAATATAGGAATATAAGAAAATCATTTGAAAAGAATAGGACTTTTGTAGAGGCATCAGAGTTGTTTATTAAAGAAATGGAACTACTGAAAAAAGGACTTCCATGGTATGAAAAGGCGGTTTATGATTTCTACTATGGATTATCAAAATATGGTGAGTCCATTATAAGACCCATCTTTTGGTCTGTAGTTTTTATTTTTGTGTA containing:
- a CDS encoding pentapeptide repeat-containing protein; this translates as MDAVTNDKELICVGYHLPEIDFRDFADRIGEDKIIFKKRVIFEEANFQKINFGRVEFRENVHFSKAKFNGIVRFLEAIFDGKVYFSRTVFMGEAEFLGTVFNGMAIFSRAVFNEGANFSRTTFNKKAYFLGTIFKRDVDFSRTTFKGDVDFLGVTFKNLTKFINVFFELAKFLHCIFEDITVFKRRETFSPDKNEVVIFNFVNFKNPQNTTFMDFPLSKISFLMTDVKDITIIARAEEILSEKLLRYKEKEEWGKINEINKNENFEKVIKILRPYLRQETVLAEYRNIRKSFEKNRTFVEASELFIKEMELLKKGLPWYEKAVYDFYYGLSKYGESIIRPIFWSVVFIFVYPLTVSPNMH